One region of Alosa sapidissima isolate fAloSap1 chromosome 1, fAloSap1.pri, whole genome shotgun sequence genomic DNA includes:
- the ppa2 gene encoding inorganic pyrophosphatase 2, mitochondrial isoform X2, whose translation MTHYQTEERGRPNSTDYRIYFKTSDGKYISPFHDIPLYVTDEQENEIPSKKLKTDDQLLFNMVVEVPRWSNAKMEIATKEDLNPIKQDVKKGKLRYVANVFPHRGYIWNYGALPQTWEDPNHTDKDTKCGGDNDPIDVCDIGSKVCSRGEVIQVKVLGVLAMIDEGETDWKIIAINAEDPDAPELNSISDVRKKKPGHLEATVDWFKKYKVPDGKPENKFAFNGQFKDKDFAVQVIRSTHDHWRALVQKQAEAGEINCLNASVCDSAFKCSQEEASAIVQSAPSCGEALSVSAEVDKWHFL comes from the exons ATGACGCATTATCAGACGGAAGAGAGAGGACGGCCAAACTCGACAGACTACAGGATTTATTTTA AAACCTCAGATGGGAAGTACATCTCACCTTTTCATGACATTCCACTTTATGTAACAGATGAACAG GAAAATGAGATACCATCAAAGAAGTTAAAGACTGATGATCAG CTCCTGTTTAACATGGTTGTGGAAGTGCCTCGTTGGTCAAATGCAAAAATGGAG ATTGCAACAAAGGAAGATTTAAACCCAATTAAACAAGACGTGAAAAAGGGCAAGCTAAGATACGTGGCCAATGTGTTTCCCCACCGAGGTTACATCTGGAATTATGGAGCTCTCCCTCAG ACATGGGAGGACCCCaatcacacagacaaagacacaaaaTGTGGTGGAGATAACGATCCAATAGATGTGTGTGACATTGGCTCCAAG GTGTGTTCTCGTGGGGAGGTGATCCAAGTAAAGGTGTTGGGAGTTCTTGCCATGATTGATGAGGGAGAGACTGATTGGAAAATCATTGCCATTAATGCAGAGGATCCAGATGCCCCAGAGTTGAACA GCATTTCAGATGTTCGTAAGAAAAAGCCAGGTCACCTGGAAGCCACTGTTGACTGGTTTAAGAAATACAAAGTGCCAGATGGAAAGCCGGAGAATAAGTTTGCATTCAACGGACAGTTCAAGGACAAG GACTTTGCCGTGCAGGTCATAAGGTCCACCCATGACCACTGGAGGGCCCTAGTGCAGAAGCAGGCTGAAGCTGGAGAGATAAACTG CCTGAATGCCTCAGTCTGTGACAGTGCTTTCAAATGCAGCCAGGAGGAAGCCAGTGCCATTGTCCAGTCG GCTCCATCATGTGGAGAGGCTTTATCAGTGTCTGCAGAAG TGGATAAGTGGCACTTTCTCTGA
- the ppa2 gene encoding inorganic pyrophosphatase 2, mitochondrial isoform X1, producing MLLLLRSSVRYSVAVFNAQTICKNEVISRIISPSLRKMTHYQTEERGRPNSTDYRIYFKTSDGKYISPFHDIPLYVTDEQENEIPSKKLKTDDQLLFNMVVEVPRWSNAKMEIATKEDLNPIKQDVKKGKLRYVANVFPHRGYIWNYGALPQTWEDPNHTDKDTKCGGDNDPIDVCDIGSKVCSRGEVIQVKVLGVLAMIDEGETDWKIIAINAEDPDAPELNSISDVRKKKPGHLEATVDWFKKYKVPDGKPENKFAFNGQFKDKDFAVQVIRSTHDHWRALVQKQAEAGEINCLNASVCDSAFKCSQEEASAIVQSAPSCGEALSVSAEVDKWHFL from the exons ATGCTTTTGTTACTACGCTCTTCGGTGAGGTATTCAGTTGCCGTTTTTAACGCACAGACCATTTGTAAAAACGAAGTTATTTCACGAattatctccccctctctcagaaAAATGACGCATTATCAGACGGAAGAGAGAGGACGGCCAAACTCGACAGACTACAGGATTTATTTTA AAACCTCAGATGGGAAGTACATCTCACCTTTTCATGACATTCCACTTTATGTAACAGATGAACAG GAAAATGAGATACCATCAAAGAAGTTAAAGACTGATGATCAG CTCCTGTTTAACATGGTTGTGGAAGTGCCTCGTTGGTCAAATGCAAAAATGGAG ATTGCAACAAAGGAAGATTTAAACCCAATTAAACAAGACGTGAAAAAGGGCAAGCTAAGATACGTGGCCAATGTGTTTCCCCACCGAGGTTACATCTGGAATTATGGAGCTCTCCCTCAG ACATGGGAGGACCCCaatcacacagacaaagacacaaaaTGTGGTGGAGATAACGATCCAATAGATGTGTGTGACATTGGCTCCAAG GTGTGTTCTCGTGGGGAGGTGATCCAAGTAAAGGTGTTGGGAGTTCTTGCCATGATTGATGAGGGAGAGACTGATTGGAAAATCATTGCCATTAATGCAGAGGATCCAGATGCCCCAGAGTTGAACA GCATTTCAGATGTTCGTAAGAAAAAGCCAGGTCACCTGGAAGCCACTGTTGACTGGTTTAAGAAATACAAAGTGCCAGATGGAAAGCCGGAGAATAAGTTTGCATTCAACGGACAGTTCAAGGACAAG GACTTTGCCGTGCAGGTCATAAGGTCCACCCATGACCACTGGAGGGCCCTAGTGCAGAAGCAGGCTGAAGCTGGAGAGATAAACTG CCTGAATGCCTCAGTCTGTGACAGTGCTTTCAAATGCAGCCAGGAGGAAGCCAGTGCCATTGTCCAGTCG GCTCCATCATGTGGAGAGGCTTTATCAGTGTCTGCAGAAG TGGATAAGTGGCACTTTCTCTGA
- the arhgef38 gene encoding rho guanine nucleotide exchange factor 38, giving the protein MQQVASVHSSATPVAFPKHAHSVSLSLGQPERRQEGCEGFTMDPKEASGTEREKEEKKEKEKDKTIKRRSRLLLRYLERRKTDTIVDDDSSKGDINIGTLIRRSQSDKTEYSAKLKEKMAPHDLSSLALDPDEVRQRKMAKRAKVIEELVKTESDFLTDLELCIREVLQPLRVAQVVDVDRLFTNMESVCAVSAELLHRLQEATAEPDPQAVLTGEVFIQAKAVLEEVYKIYCYHHDDANTLLKSYEKEKEIQQQFRTCTSSLKKIYEQEGKSNLLDMGSLLIKPVQRIMKYPLLLAELWQATPDDHPDRQPLQEALTAAKIINLNINEFKRGKDIVMKYKRSDEEGTLKGRLNKFSIHSIRKKSDRFTGYLKFLTGVEPQVRDELFDKEEKLFRSLEKSVRLLVKNVLYYLQQAQEMVSVTAQNADDLGKIMMDPDVIDTNGFHRTKNDNTTIDPYKHFTERVERQVLAPLSSLQSMFAAPQKLIQKRYDKLLDYCSRLESRSSPSSSASPSSSSSPSPSEESCLAGRDYQALNAQLVEELQRFNAAACSILSNCLFFLVALLQQLMEMAMQKCPSIHQLPAPLSNISEVQNSIMEEIGNLAFVKDNAQRLMERKVSFEKRDKKIVAPEIQRQEEGHRARLLEEYPAQRLYQLKRNCNACQEQDVSLLEGELVALLEDHDPLGSSSRWLVHTGSTRGYVYSSFLKAYNPQREQARAQAEQTDDFDNLSLFVSGSGSSSLRSFSLHTSDSTSTLSGLQGEPESAEDAETSEDQQFYAVYAFQARSDQELTLQEYQHVRILQFNDLGGNKDWWLAEANGQKGYVPANYLGKMSYA; this is encoded by the exons ATGCAGCAGGTTGCTAGTGTACACAGCAGTGCTACACCTGTTGCCTTTCCCAAGCACGCAcatagtgtctctctctccctgggccAGCCAGAGAGACGACAGGAGGGGTGCGAGGGGTTCACCATGGATCCCAAAGAGGCCAGCGGGAccgaaagggagaaagaggagaagaaggagaaggagaaggacaagACGATAAAAAGGAGAAGCAGGCTTTTACTCAGGTACCTGGAGAGGAGGAAAACAGACACCATCGTGGATGATGACAGCTCCAAAGGCGATATTAATATCGGGACACTGATCAGAAGGAGCCAGTCGGATAAGACAGAGTACAGCGCCAAGCTCAAAG AGAAGATGGCTCCTCATGACCTCTCGTCCCTTGCACTTGACCCCGACGAGGTTCGGCAGAGGAAGATGGCCAAGAGGGCCAAGGTTATTGAAGAGCTGGTGAAAACTGAAAGTGATTTCTTGACCGACCTGGAACTGTGCATTAGAGAGGTGTTACAACCTCTTCGAGTAGCTCAG GTAGTGGATGTGGACCGCCTGTTCACCAACATGGAGTCAGTGTGTGCCGTCTCAGCTGAGCTCCTACACCGGCTTCAGGAGGCCACTGCCGAGCCTGACCCCCAGGCAGTACTCACAG GAGAGGTTTTCATCCAGGCCAAAGCTGTATTAGAGGAAGTCTATAAAATATACTGCTATCATCACGATGATGCCAACACCTTGCTCAAGTCCtatgagaaggagaaggagattCAGCAACAGTTCAGGACATGTACAAGTTCACTAAA GAAGATATATGAACAAGA AGGAAAATCCAACCTGCTGGACATGGGCTCTCTCCTTATCAAGCCGGTCCAGCGGATCATGAAATATCCCCTGTTACTGGCCGAGCTTTGGCAGGCTACGCCCGATGACCACCCCGACCGCCAGCCACTGCAAGAGGCCCTCACTGCAGCCAAGATCATAAACCTGAACATCAATGAGTtcaagagagggaaagacattG TAATGAAGTACAAAAGGAGCGATGAAGAGGGCACCTTGAAAGGCAGGCTGAACAAGTTCAGCATCCACTCCATCAGGAAGAAGTCAGATAGGTTTACAGGTTACCTGAAGTTCCTCACAGGCGTCGAGCCACAG GTTCGAGATGAACTGTTTGATAAGGAGGAGAAGTTGTTTCGCAGCCTGGAGAAATCTGTGCGACTGCTGGTCAAAAATGTCCTGTATTACTTGCAGCAGGCACAG GAAATGGTATCTGTGACCGCACAGAATGCCGATGATCTTGGAAAAATTATGATGGATCCAGACGTAATAGACACCAATGGGTTTCACAGAACCAAGAATGACAATACTACCATAGACCCATATAAGCACTTT ACGGAGAGAGTGGAGCGGCAGGTGTTGGCCCCTCTGTCCTCGCTGCAGAGCATGTTCGCCGCCCCGCAGAAGCTCATCCAGAAGCGCTACGACAAGCTGCTCGACTACTGCAGTCGTCTAGAGTCACgttcttccccctcctcctccgcttccccctcttcttcctcttccccctcgcCTTCTGAGGAGTCGTGCCTGGCGGGCCGAGACTACCAAGCCCTCAATGCCCAGCTGGTGGAGGAGCTGCAGAGGTTCAACGCGGCCGCTTGCAGCATCCTAAGCAACTGCCTTTTCTTCTTGGTGGCCCTACTGCAGCAGCTGATGGAGATGGCCATGCAGAAATGCCCCTCCATCCACCAGCTCCCG GCACCTTTGTCAAACATCAGTGAAGTCCAAAATAGTATCATGGAGGAGATTGGTAATCTCGCTTTCGTCAAGGATAATGCACAACGCTTGATGGAGAGGAAAGTGAGCTTCGAGAAACGAGACAAGAAAATAGTG GCCCCAGAGATTCAGCGTCAGGAGGAAGGACACAGGGCCCGGCTGCTGGAGGAGTACCCTGCTCAGCGGCTCTACCAGCTGAAGCGCAACTGCAATGCCTGTCAGGAGCAAGACGTGAGCCTGCTGGAGGGGGAGCTGGTGGCCCTGCTGGAGGACCACGACCCACTGGGGAGCAGCAGCCGCTGGCTGGTACACACAGGCA GCACGCGGGGCTACGTGTACTCGTCCTTCCTGAAAGCCTACAACCCTCAGCGGGAGCAGGCGAGGGCACAGGCGGAGCAGACGGATGACTTTGACAACCTGAGCCTGTTTGTGTCAggaagcggcagcagcagccttCGCAGTTTTAGCCTCCATACCTCTGACAGCACCTCCACCCTCTCTGGCCTGCAGGGGGAACCAGAGAGCGCAGAGGACGCTGAGACCAGTGAAGACCAGCAG TTTTATGCAGTGTATGCTTTCCAAGCACGCAGTGACCAGGAGCTGACCCTTCAGGAGTACCAGCATGTCCGCATCCTCCAGTTTAACGACCTCGGAGGCAACAAGGATTGGTGGCTTGCTGAGGCCAACGGCCAAAAGGGCTATGTCCCAGCTAATTACCTCGGAAAGATGTCCTACGCTTAG
- the ints12 gene encoding integrator complex subunit 12 has product MAGSVSLELDPIFLKGLGYLHSKSKDSAEKLKALLDESMARGSDSTYRTLQKEVEVPKVPGPKVTLIKQDSKSSSSSSSSSSSSSKSSSSEKSKKESEKRPSEKVRVTDLLDVADPPKKARTEKPLENRTSPITVPASKELSLPDLSGLDETSADIFAMEMGLACVVCRQMTVTSGNQLVECQECHNLYHQDCHKPQVTDKDVNDPRLVWYCARCTRQMKRMAQKTQKPPQKPSPTMTSCAAPVVKDSLVKKPELKPKVETTNTFQAFKRTEVKASAAASSNTASSASLQSSGLTGWAAFTKTSTAGPSSTKLGSTTQGTSGKSTPPSSGTKPAGLSGMAGGKSGLGTKVSGSPGGNNNGNNGSSAVPLKPPPPLTLGKQVLSRSSSGDSLGKVTVAGASSPGASSSSSSSSSSGSSSLGGNGGSGNNGGGNGGGNGNNGNKSSADGKAPTSQESQLQAMKRLQMVKKKAAQKKLKK; this is encoded by the exons ATGGCTGGATCAGTTAGTCTTGAACTAGACCCTATCTTTCTGAAAGGCCTGGGATACTTGCATTCGAAAAGTAAAGACTCTGCCGAAAAGTTGAAGGCGTTACTTGATGAATCAATGGCCAGAGGGAGCGACTCGACCTACCGGACCTTACAGAag GAGGTTGAGGTTCCTAAGGTGCCAGGCCCTAAGGTAACGTTAATTAAACAGGACTCAAAGTCCTCCTCCAGCTCTTCATCttccagcagcagtagcagtaaaTCAAGCAGTTCAGAAAAGAGCAAAAAGGAGAGTGAGAAAAGGCCCAGTGAAAAG GTTAGGGTTACAGATTTATTGGATGTAGCTGATCCACCAAAGAAGGCCCGGACAGAGAAACCTTTGGAGAACCGCACCTCCCCAATCACTGTTCCAGCTAGCAAAGAACTGAGCCTGCCTGACCTTTCGGGCCTTGATGAAACCAGCGCTGATATCTTTGCTATGGAGATGGGCCTTGCTTGTGTGGTTTGCAG GCAGATGACCGTCACATCAGGTAATCAGCTAGTAGAATGTCAGGAGTGCCACAACTTGTATCACCAGGACTGCCACAAACCACAAGTCACTGACAAGGACGTTAATGATCCACGGTTGGTGTGGTACTGTGCACGGTGCACCAGGCAAATGAAGCGCATG GCACAGAAAACCCAGAAGCCCCCACAGAAGCCCTCTCCTACTATGACATCATGTGCAGCCCCTGTTGTGAAGGACTCACTAGTGAAAAAGCCTGAATTGAAACCCAAAGTGGAAACCACCAACACATTCCAGGCCTTCAAGAGAACAGAAGTTAAG gCATCGGCAGCTGCTTCATCTAACACCGCAAGCAGTGCATCCTTGCAGTCTAGTGGCTTAACTGGATGGGCAGCTTTTACCAAGACTTCCACTGCCGGCCCCTCTAGCACAAAGCTGGGCTCAACCACTCAGGGCACCAGTGGTAAATCCACGCCTCCCTCCTCTGGCACCAAGCCTGCTGGCCTGTCTGGAATGGCCGGTGGCAAATCAGGCCTGGGCACCAAAGTGTCTGGCAGCCCAGGAGGAAACAATAACGGGAACAATGGGTCTAGCGCAGTGCCCCTGAAGCCACCTCCACCGCTGACGCTGGGGAAGCAGGTGCTGAGCCGCTCCTCCAGTGGGGACAGCCTGGGGAAGGTGACCGTGGCTGGAGCCTCCTCCCCGGGggcctcctcttcatcctcctcctcctcctccagcggcAGCAGTAGCCTGGGAGGGAACGGGGGCTCAGGGAATAACGGGGGCGGCAACGGAGGTGGCAACGGCAACAACGGGAACAAGTCATCAGCTGACGGTAAAGCACCCACCTCGCAGGAGTCTCAGCTTCAAGCCATGAAGAGACTGCAGATGGTGAAGAAGAAAGCAGCACAGAAGAAGTTGAAGAAGTGA